In Chryseobacterium gleum, a single genomic region encodes these proteins:
- the nuoK gene encoding NADH-quinone oxidoreductase subunit NuoK, with the protein MGEVNTFIQSIPLDYFIILSSVLFCLGVMGVLLRKNAIVILGCVELMLNSVNLLLAAFSAYKGNGDGQLLVFFIMVVAAAEVAVGLAIIAMLYRNTRSVDVSIFNKLRG; encoded by the coding sequence ATGGGAGAAGTAAATACATTTATACAAAGCATCCCTTTGGACTACTTCATCATTCTTTCATCAGTATTGTTCTGTCTGGGAGTAATGGGAGTATTGCTTAGAAAAAATGCTATTGTGATTCTGGGCTGTGTAGAGCTTATGCTGAATTCTGTAAACCTTTTATTGGCAGCCTTTTCAGCATACAAAGGCAACGGCGACGGACAACTTTTAGTTTTCTTCATTATGGTGGTAGCTGCTGCTGAAGTAGCGGTAGGTCTGGCAATTATTGCTATGCTGTATAGAAACACCCGTTCTGTAGATGTGAGTATATTTAATAAATTAAGAGGATAA
- a CDS encoding NADH-quinone oxidoreductase subunit J family protein — MDQFLFFLVAFLAVASAVYFVFAKNPLYAILSLIVTMFSIAGMYILLNAQFLAIIQIIVYAGAIMVLFLYILMMLNLNKADESKKNNTLKFVGVFTAGLLLIGVLGVFRGIQDNHIVVENVDRGVGLTKNLGRLLFNEYVLPFELASILILAGIVGAVLIGKKDL; from the coding sequence ATGGATCAGTTTTTATTTTTCTTGGTGGCGTTTTTAGCAGTGGCAAGTGCGGTTTACTTTGTATTTGCAAAAAATCCTTTATATGCTATTTTGTCATTAATTGTTACAATGTTTTCAATTGCGGGAATGTACATTCTTCTCAATGCACAGTTCCTTGCAATTATCCAGATTATAGTATACGCAGGTGCCATCATGGTACTTTTCCTTTACATCTTAATGATGCTTAATCTTAATAAAGCAGACGAAAGTAAGAAGAACAATACTTTAAAATTTGTTGGAGTTTTTACTGCGGGGCTTTTATTAATTGGAGTTTTAGGAGTATTCAGAGGGATTCAGGACAATCACATCGTTGTTGAAAATGTAGACAGAGGGGTTGGTCTTACGAAAAACCTGGGTAGACTTTTGTTTAATGAATATGTTTTACCGTTTGAGCTTGCTTCCATCCTAATTCTGGCAGGTATTGTAGGCGCGGTATTAATCGGTAAAAAAGATTTATAA
- the nuoH gene encoding NADH-quinone oxidoreductase subunit NuoH, whose amino-acid sequence MDLLTFKLILVLALFLLSLTIAAYSTWAERKVASIMQDRIGPNRAGPFGLLQPLADGGKFFFKEDFTPANAEKFLFVLGPALVMFISLITGAVIPWGKSLNIAGTSFDLQVANIDVGVLFIIGMASIGVYGIMIGGWASNNKYSLLGAIRASSQMISYELAMGLALLSIIMMSGSLDLKEITESQTTGKLWGVIPWVSGLNWNIFYQPVAFLVFFVAALAETNRHPFDLPECESELVTGYSTEYSSMKLGLYMFGEYVNMFISNAFMVVLFFGGYNYPGIEWVTQNWGENTAGILSIVAFLTKTVIGILIFMWIRWTLPRFRYDQLMHLGWKTLIPMALVNLLITGAVILAFGN is encoded by the coding sequence ATGGATTTACTTACATTTAAACTTATACTTGTACTAGCACTTTTCCTGCTATCACTGACGATTGCCGCCTACTCTACCTGGGCAGAAAGAAAAGTAGCCTCTATCATGCAGGATAGAATTGGTCCGAACAGAGCGGGACCTTTCGGATTGCTGCAGCCGCTTGCTGACGGTGGAAAGTTTTTCTTCAAAGAAGACTTTACACCTGCCAATGCAGAAAAATTCCTTTTCGTATTAGGACCAGCTTTGGTAATGTTTATTTCATTGATTACAGGAGCTGTTATTCCTTGGGGTAAAAGTTTAAATATTGCAGGTACTTCTTTTGATCTTCAGGTGGCAAACATCGATGTTGGAGTACTTTTCATCATCGGAATGGCTTCCATCGGAGTTTACGGAATCATGATCGGAGGTTGGGCTTCGAACAACAAATATTCATTATTAGGTGCTATCCGTGCTTCTTCTCAGATGATTTCTTATGAATTGGCAATGGGATTAGCGCTTCTTTCTATCATTATGATGTCAGGAAGCTTAGACTTAAAAGAAATCACTGAAAGTCAGACTACCGGCAAATTATGGGGTGTAATTCCTTGGGTTTCCGGATTGAACTGGAATATTTTCTACCAGCCGGTTGCCTTCCTTGTTTTCTTTGTAGCCGCCTTGGCAGAAACCAACAGACACCCGTTCGATTTACCTGAGTGTGAATCTGAATTGGTAACAGGATATTCTACAGAATACTCTTCTATGAAGTTAGGTTTATATATGTTCGGGGAATACGTGAACATGTTTATCTCAAACGCTTTCATGGTAGTTCTTTTCTTCGGAGGTTATAACTATCCTGGTATTGAATGGGTAACTCAGAACTGGGGTGAAAACACTGCAGGGATTTTAAGTATTGTAGCATTCCTTACGAAAACAGTAATTGGAATTCTGATCTTCATGTGGATCAGATGGACCCTTCCAAGGTTCAGATATGACCAGTTAATGCACTTAGGATGGAAAACATTAATCCCAATGGCATTGGTAAACCTGTTAATTACAGGTGCTGTAATTTTAGCGTTTGGAAATTAA
- a CDS encoding NuoI/complex I 23 kDa subunit family protein, which yields MKLTNRSKVVSNKEMTLAEKIYLPAIFTGMGITFKHAVRTVIKGAPAVYSYPEVQKPRTTIWRGQHVLKRDEEGRERCTACGLCAVACPAEAITMTAAERTKEEKHLYREEKYASVYEINMLRCIFCGMCEEACPKSAIYLTDRLVDVETNRGSFIYGKDKLVEKINERIDITTRQSEKQKNAVK from the coding sequence ATGAAATTAACTAACAGATCAAAAGTTGTTTCCAATAAAGAAATGACCCTTGCTGAAAAAATCTACCTTCCTGCCATCTTTACAGGAATGGGGATTACATTTAAGCATGCTGTAAGAACCGTGATAAAGGGTGCTCCCGCAGTATATTCATATCCGGAAGTACAGAAGCCAAGAACCACCATCTGGAGAGGCCAGCACGTTCTGAAAAGAGACGAGGAAGGCAGAGAAAGATGTACAGCTTGCGGACTTTGTGCGGTAGCTTGTCCTGCAGAAGCCATTACGATGACTGCTGCTGAAAGAACTAAAGAGGAAAAACATCTTTACAGAGAAGAAAAATATGCTTCAGTATATGAAATCAATATGCTGAGATGTATTTTCTGTGGTATGTGTGAAGAAGCTTGTCCTAAATCTGCCATCTACCTTACTGACAGATTGGTGGACGTAGAAACCAACAGAGGTTCTTTCATTTACGGAAAAGATAAATTAGTTGAAAAAATAAATGAAAGGATTGATATCACGACAAGACAATCCGAGAAACAAAAAAATGCGGTAAAATAA
- a CDS encoding GAF domain-containing protein gives MANLYKKDSPFQVYISFKKYLDVLEHIRYNDRLEYRVNYAESLIESTKNFKEFREGFQDTALLEKYEDLIRLLLADLFPTGLTKNEIKAASIPLSNITFNYTERFKDILKDAGKDFEIELRNISDNEFYVFCCCLILQSYFKKDIKSTIPFYYDIPNKQGIMKHYKITVNSDFTEIIPTEDAKIPSDDILDMLLENLDDFKLWKKYFPSQSWILKGFTIISLVDCTSEVALSDLKSSMIEIDPEDLNPNENLTEIFKSYFDVPELSFGLMTFNKKEQKLDKLPIYESLLTNHILDFWINAFDEEIRKSTFNNLNHNSKPVVVSNVNNLDESVKKLPSFSILKDNNVNSFMVIPIMKDGELLAIMEFTSPIAGSFNGLKLKKLEFFTDMVLFSLNRFYFEKNYQIEAIIQREYTTIHDSVVWKFRNEAEKYFTASLGKKIYTLKQISFKNLTPLFGVSDIRSSSEKRFNLMLQDLNQQIESLNEILTLTNSDSEKFLLALDVFENELNNEIKADTEQRFQRLLREEIHPFLQGKLEIKTSRAIKSKIKDYFSQIFSSTELFYSYRKKLDDSITLVNRKLADMLDESQVKAQEIFPHYYERFKSDGVEHNLYIGPTIAPDLHYTSKVVHKLRYWQLKTICKMELDFQSFKKDLPIQLDIASLIFVYNEKIDIRFRMDEKRFDVDGAYNSYYEIIKKRLDKAHIKDSSERITAPGKITIVYFGMENQKEYLDYISKLQKKGVLQHDVEFLRVEDLQGITGLLALRVSFTLPQE, from the coding sequence TTGGCTAATCTCTATAAAAAAGACTCCCCTTTTCAGGTTTATATATCATTCAAAAAATATTTGGATGTTCTGGAGCATATCCGGTATAATGACAGACTGGAATACAGGGTGAACTATGCAGAGTCTTTGATTGAGAGTACAAAAAACTTTAAAGAGTTCAGGGAAGGTTTTCAGGACACAGCGCTCCTCGAAAAATATGAAGACCTCATCAGGCTTCTTCTTGCCGATCTTTTCCCGACCGGACTTACCAAAAATGAGATAAAAGCAGCCAGCATTCCTCTTTCCAATATTACCTTCAATTATACCGAAAGGTTTAAAGACATTCTGAAAGATGCAGGGAAAGACTTCGAAATAGAGCTGAGAAATATTTCAGATAATGAATTTTATGTGTTCTGCTGCTGCCTGATTCTTCAGAGCTATTTCAAAAAGGATATTAAAAGTACAATCCCGTTTTATTATGATATTCCCAACAAACAGGGAATCATGAAGCATTACAAGATTACTGTTAATTCAGATTTTACTGAAATTATCCCTACAGAAGACGCTAAGATTCCATCCGATGATATTCTGGACATGCTTCTGGAAAATCTGGACGATTTTAAACTGTGGAAAAAATACTTTCCTTCTCAATCCTGGATCTTAAAAGGATTTACGATTATTTCACTGGTAGACTGCACTTCTGAAGTGGCTCTTTCTGATTTGAAATCAAGCATGATCGAAATTGATCCCGAAGATTTGAATCCTAATGAAAATCTTACCGAAATCTTTAAATCCTATTTTGATGTTCCGGAACTAAGCTTTGGATTGATGACCTTCAACAAGAAGGAACAGAAGCTGGATAAACTTCCGATTTACGAGAGCCTTCTCACTAATCATATTCTCGATTTCTGGATCAATGCCTTTGATGAAGAAATCCGTAAGAGCACTTTTAATAACCTTAATCATAATTCAAAACCTGTTGTTGTTTCCAATGTCAACAATCTTGATGAAAGTGTTAAAAAACTGCCTTCTTTCAGTATTTTAAAGGATAATAATGTCAACAGTTTCATGGTAATACCTATCATGAAAGACGGTGAGCTTCTGGCCATCATGGAATTTACGTCTCCTATTGCCGGCAGCTTTAATGGCTTAAAACTTAAAAAACTTGAATTTTTCACCGATATGGTTCTTTTCTCCCTGAACAGATTCTATTTTGAGAAAAACTATCAGATAGAAGCCATTATACAGCGTGAATATACCACCATCCATGACAGTGTAGTGTGGAAGTTCAGAAATGAAGCTGAAAAATATTTTACGGCATCACTGGGAAAGAAGATATATACTTTAAAACAGATTTCATTTAAAAATCTGACTCCATTGTTTGGGGTTTCAGATATCCGCTCTTCATCAGAAAAACGTTTTAATCTGATGCTGCAGGACCTTAACCAGCAGATTGAATCACTGAACGAAATTTTAACGCTTACTAATTCAGATTCAGAAAAGTTTCTGCTGGCACTGGATGTTTTTGAAAATGAACTCAACAATGAAATAAAAGCTGATACGGAACAACGTTTTCAGAGATTGCTGAGGGAAGAAATTCATCCTTTTTTACAGGGGAAGCTGGAAATTAAAACCTCCAGAGCCATAAAGTCAAAGATCAAAGATTATTTTTCCCAGATCTTTTCATCAACTGAGCTGTTTTACAGCTATAGAAAAAAACTGGATGACTCTATTACGCTGGTTAACCGTAAGCTGGCAGATATGCTGGACGAAAGCCAGGTAAAAGCTCAGGAAATTTTCCCGCATTATTATGAAAGGTTCAAATCAGACGGTGTAGAGCATAATCTGTACATTGGCCCTACCATTGCGCCTGATCTTCACTATACTTCTAAAGTTGTTCATAAGCTGAGATATTGGCAGCTGAAAACCATCTGTAAAATGGAACTTGATTTCCAGTCTTTCAAAAAGGATCTTCCTATACAGCTGGATATTGCCTCTCTCATCTTTGTTTACAATGAAAAAATAGATATCCGCTTCAGAATGGATGAAAAGCGCTTTGATGTAGACGGAGCGTACAATTCTTATTATGAGATTATCAAGAAGCGTCTGGATAAAGCCCATATTAAAGATTCTTCGGAACGTATTACAGCGCCCGGAAAAATCACCATTGTCTATTTCGGAATGGAAAACCAGAAGGAATATCTCGACTACATTTCAAAACTTCAGAAAAAGGGGGTTTTACAACATGATGTAGAATTTTTGAGGGTTGAAGATCTTCAGGGAATTACAGGATTGCTGGCACTGAGGGTTTCTTTTACTCTTCCACAGGAATAA
- the nuoL gene encoding NADH-quinone oxidoreductase subunit L, with the protein MENLVYAIVLLPLLGFLINGLFGKNLPKILVGSLATAVVFGSFCIAVSLFMNFNSESQPVIVKAFEWFRVNGVQINFGFQIDQLSLMMVMIITGIGSLIHLYSIGYMSHDKGFYKFFTYLNLFIFSMLLLVMGSNYLILFIGWEGVGLCSYLLIGFWYTNEEYGKAARKAFIMNRIGDLALLIGIFMIASQTNAVDYLSVAENASKFELDGTVIIFITASLFIGATGKSAQVPLYTWLPDAMAGPTPVSALIHAATMVTAGIYLVVRSNFLFTLAPTVQGVILFIGFLTAALAGFYALRQNDIKKVLAYSTVSQLGFMFIALGLGAYTTAMFHVMTHAFFKALLFLGAGSVIHAMSNEQDMRFMGGLKKYIPLTHATFLIGTLAISGFPLLSGMISKDEILVAAFAKNPVYWVILFVLAAITATYMFRLYYLTFHGEFRGTEEQKHHLHESPSNMTLPLIVLAVLSVIGGFINLPHFIGHGHYAKLMEWLKPVLTEQSYSQMEATLSGVPFNTEMILLAATVIMFFSVWFIVRNTYVKKKKMAVAEESYTGWERLSAKKLYVDELYNALIVKTVEGLGRGGKMFDKGILDRFVNFVGDGAEDSGKAMKRVQNGNVETYILIMSLAVGIILIVNFLLQ; encoded by the coding sequence ATGGAGAATCTAGTATATGCAATAGTACTTTTACCACTTTTAGGGTTTCTTATTAACGGGCTGTTCGGAAAAAATCTTCCAAAAATATTGGTTGGATCTCTGGCTACTGCGGTAGTTTTCGGATCTTTCTGTATCGCGGTAAGCCTTTTCATGAATTTCAATTCCGAAAGTCAGCCTGTCATTGTAAAAGCTTTTGAATGGTTTAGAGTAAACGGAGTTCAGATCAATTTTGGATTCCAGATTGATCAGCTTTCTTTAATGATGGTTATGATCATCACGGGTATCGGTTCACTGATCCACTTATACTCTATCGGATATATGAGTCATGATAAAGGATTCTACAAGTTTTTTACTTACCTGAATCTTTTCATCTTCTCCATGTTACTTTTGGTAATGGGAAGCAACTACCTTATTCTGTTCATCGGATGGGAAGGTGTAGGTCTTTGTTCTTACCTGTTGATCGGGTTCTGGTATACCAACGAGGAATACGGTAAAGCAGCAAGAAAAGCTTTCATCATGAACAGAATTGGTGACCTTGCGTTATTGATCGGTATCTTCATGATCGCTTCTCAGACCAATGCTGTAGATTATCTTTCTGTAGCAGAAAACGCTTCAAAATTTGAATTAGACGGAACAGTGATCATCTTTATCACAGCGAGTTTATTCATCGGTGCTACCGGTAAATCAGCTCAGGTTCCATTATATACATGGTTACCGGATGCGATGGCCGGGCCAACTCCTGTATCAGCGTTAATTCACGCGGCAACGATGGTAACTGCAGGTATTTATTTAGTAGTAAGATCTAACTTCTTATTTACTTTGGCGCCTACCGTACAGGGAGTAATTTTATTCATCGGATTCTTAACGGCAGCTTTGGCGGGATTCTATGCACTTCGTCAGAACGATATCAAAAAAGTATTGGCATACTCTACTGTTTCACAACTTGGATTTATGTTCATTGCTTTAGGTCTTGGAGCATATACAACAGCAATGTTCCACGTAATGACGCATGCATTCTTCAAGGCTTTATTATTCTTAGGCGCAGGTTCTGTAATCCACGCTATGAGTAACGAGCAGGATATGCGTTTCATGGGAGGTCTTAAAAAATATATTCCTCTTACGCACGCTACATTCCTGATCGGAACATTAGCTATTTCAGGTTTCCCTTTATTATCAGGGATGATCTCAAAAGACGAAATTTTAGTAGCAGCTTTCGCTAAAAACCCTGTTTACTGGGTAATCCTATTTGTTTTAGCGGCAATCACTGCAACGTATATGTTCAGACTGTACTATCTTACATTCCACGGAGAATTCAGAGGTACTGAAGAACAAAAACACCACTTACACGAAAGTCCTTCAAATATGACATTACCATTGATCGTATTGGCTGTTCTTTCTGTAATCGGAGGTTTTATTAACCTGCCTCACTTCATCGGTCATGGTCACTATGCCAAACTGATGGAATGGTTAAAGCCAGTTCTTACAGAACAAAGCTATAGCCAGATGGAAGCTACTCTTTCAGGAGTACCTTTCAACACTGAAATGATCTTATTGGCAGCTACAGTAATTATGTTCTTCTCTGTTTGGTTTATCGTAAGAAATACCTACGTGAAAAAGAAAAAAATGGCTGTGGCAGAAGAAAGCTATACCGGATGGGAGAGACTTTCTGCTAAGAAATTATATGTAGACGAACTTTACAACGCATTGATTGTAAAAACTGTTGAAGGATTAGGACGCGGAGGAAAAATGTTTGATAAGGGTATCTTAGACCGTTTCGTAAACTTTGTAGGTGATGGTGCTGAAGACAGCGGAAAAGCTATGAAGCGTGTACAGAACGGAAATGTAGAGACATATATCCTTATCATGTCTTTAGCGGTGGGAATTATATTAATTGTTAACTTTTTATTACAATAA
- a CDS encoding complex I subunit 4 family protein produces the protein MSCLLLTLLLLPLVGSGLVFAWKNSSSKYLALGIALVQMLLTFYMLSDFNFGPTVDSKLQYEITYPWSQFIKSTLHFGVDGMSMLLLLLTNILAPIIILSSFNENVSYRNTFYGLILLMQFGLVGVFTSLDGLLFYIFWEVTLIPIWFIAGLWGQENKRFEFTTKFFVYTFVGSLFMLAGLIYVYNHSASFALTDLYNAQLNETQQTVVFWFIFFAFAVKLPVFPFHTWQPDTYTYSPTQGSMLLSGIMLKMAVYGVMRYLLPITPIPIAGISGQIVIILAIVGIVHGALIAIIQTDMKRIIAYSSFSHVGLMVAGIFASAVVTLRGTFNVEGAEGALVQTFAHGINVVGLFYCCDILYKRFKSRDIRQMGGLAKVAPKFAVLFLIIILGSMGVPLTNGFIGEFILLKSVYDFNGTAAVIAGLTVILCAVYLLRFYGKAMFGEGDAAVLSTAKDLSGVEFSVLASLAVFVILLGIFPQPVIEMVSSSVKFIYQSMVS, from the coding sequence ATGTCTTGTTTGTTATTAACATTATTACTATTACCTCTAGTAGGTTCGGGATTAGTTTTTGCCTGGAAGAATAGTTCCAGCAAATATTTGGCGCTTGGAATTGCATTGGTACAGATGCTCCTTACCTTCTATATGCTTTCGGATTTCAATTTTGGACCGACAGTAGACAGTAAGCTTCAGTACGAAATCACTTATCCTTGGTCTCAATTTATTAAAAGTACGCTTCATTTCGGTGTTGACGGAATGAGTATGCTGCTTTTATTACTGACCAATATTCTGGCTCCAATCATCATTTTATCATCTTTCAACGAAAATGTAAGCTACAGAAATACATTCTACGGATTGATTCTGCTGATGCAGTTCGGGCTTGTAGGAGTGTTCACTTCTCTAGACGGATTGTTATTCTACATTTTCTGGGAAGTAACTTTGATTCCAATTTGGTTCATTGCCGGACTGTGGGGACAAGAAAATAAAAGGTTCGAATTCACTACGAAATTCTTCGTATATACATTTGTTGGATCATTATTTATGTTAGCCGGACTGATCTATGTGTACAATCACTCTGCATCATTCGCTTTAACAGATCTATATAATGCACAACTGAACGAAACGCAGCAGACTGTGGTATTCTGGTTCATCTTCTTTGCATTTGCAGTGAAATTACCGGTGTTCCCTTTCCATACATGGCAACCTGATACCTATACCTACTCTCCCACTCAGGGATCGATGTTATTATCAGGAATCATGCTTAAGATGGCAGTATATGGTGTAATGCGTTACTTACTTCCAATCACTCCGATTCCGATTGCCGGAATTTCCGGACAGATTGTAATCATCCTTGCTATTGTGGGTATTGTTCACGGAGCTTTGATTGCCATCATCCAGACGGATATGAAGAGAATCATTGCCTATTCATCTTTCTCTCACGTAGGATTGATGGTAGCGGGTATCTTTGCTTCTGCAGTAGTTACTCTCAGAGGAACGTTCAACGTAGAAGGTGCTGAAGGAGCTTTGGTACAGACTTTTGCTCACGGTATTAACGTAGTGGGATTATTCTACTGTTGTGATATTTTATACAAGAGATTTAAATCAAGAGACATCAGACAAATGGGTGGTTTAGCGAAAGTAGCACCTAAATTTGCAGTGTTGTTCCTGATTATTATATTAGGTTCTATGGGAGTTCCATTAACGAATGGATTTATCGGGGAATTTATTTTGTTGAAATCAGTTTATGATTTTAACGGAACAGCAGCAGTAATTGCTGGTCTCACAGTAATTCTTTGTGCGGTGTATTTATTGAGATTCTACGGAAAAGCAATGTTTGGTGAAGGAGATGCAGCAGTTCTAAGTACAGCAAAAGATTTATCAGGTGTAGAATTTTCTGTATTGGCAAGTTTAGCGGTTTTTGTGATTTTACTAGGTATTTTCCCACAACCGGTAATTGAAATGGTGAGTAGTTCGGTGAAGTTTATCTACCAATCAATGGTAAGTTAA
- a CDS encoding Pycsar system effector family protein: MNILDKAKNYVEILFKDKLSSVYFYHNFIHTAYTVNKAEEIMKNTPVSEEDQEKVLVALWFHDTGYIECALNHEERSVEVMKAFLQQENYPESYIADVEKLILATKIHYEPQNLLEKIVKDADFSHFAGHDYTDISDALRKEWELTNVRCFSNEEWNAGNLDMLKNKHTFYTDYAKENWEPLKKKNIKKIEKKLEKEEEKKESKKDNSEGKKDKEKSDRSVDTLFRVTLNNHTRLSDIADSKANILLSVNAIIISVCLSVLVPKLDAPKNSHLILPSFILLLSSVLTIIFAILSTKPNVTKTTFTSQDIVNRKVNLLFFGNFQQMLFDDYHNAMKDLIKDRDYIYDSMVKDLYYLGKVLNRKYKLLSITYKIFMAGIIISVLSFGVAFLSL, encoded by the coding sequence ATGAACATTCTAGACAAAGCTAAAAATTATGTTGAAATCTTATTCAAAGATAAGTTATCTTCGGTATATTTTTATCATAATTTTATCCATACTGCCTATACGGTAAATAAGGCTGAAGAAATTATGAAGAACACCCCTGTTTCTGAAGAAGATCAGGAGAAAGTTCTCGTTGCGCTATGGTTTCATGATACAGGGTATATAGAGTGTGCTCTGAATCATGAGGAGCGAAGTGTGGAAGTAATGAAGGCTTTTTTGCAGCAGGAAAATTATCCTGAAAGTTATATTGCTGATGTTGAAAAGCTGATTCTGGCTACGAAAATACACTATGAACCTCAGAACTTACTGGAAAAAATTGTAAAAGATGCAGATTTTAGTCATTTTGCAGGACATGATTATACTGATATTTCAGATGCTTTGAGAAAGGAATGGGAGCTGACCAATGTAAGATGTTTTTCCAATGAAGAATGGAATGCGGGAAATCTTGATATGCTGAAAAACAAGCATACTTTTTATACTGATTATGCCAAAGAAAACTGGGAGCCTTTGAAAAAGAAAAACATCAAAAAGATAGAAAAGAAACTGGAAAAAGAGGAGGAAAAAAAGGAAAGTAAAAAGGATAACTCAGAAGGTAAAAAAGACAAAGAAAAATCAGACAGAAGTGTAGATACCTTATTCAGGGTAACACTTAATAACCATACAAGATTGAGCGATATTGCAGACAGTAAAGCCAATATTCTTTTATCTGTAAATGCCATTATTATTTCAGTGTGTCTTTCCGTGTTGGTTCCGAAGCTGGATGCTCCTAAAAATTCACACCTGATTCTTCCGAGTTTTATTTTACTGTTGTCAAGTGTACTGACCATTATCTTTGCAATTCTGTCCACAAAACCGAATGTGACAAAAACTACATTTACTTCTCAGGATATTGTCAACAGAAAAGTGAATCTTCTTTTCTTCGGAAACTTTCAGCAAATGTTATTCGATGACTATCACAACGCCATGAAAGACCTGATCAAAGACAGGGATTACATCTACGATTCTATGGTGAAAGATTTATATTATCTTGGAAAAGTTCTTAACAGAAAGTATAAACTTTTATCTATTACCTATAAAATTTTTATGGCAGGAATTATTATTTCTGTTTTATCCTTTGGAGTGGCTTTTCTAAGTCTTTAA
- a CDS encoding NADH-quinone oxidoreductase subunit N produces MSVLIIVFLTAVIALFSGVFEQGKFARYIGILGLIIALYVSFMPECSFFDHYKHMYEYSGNTALFTKISIVTTLLLFFLGGFAFSNHRSHQSELYALMLFALCGGIILFGYQNLVTMFLGVEILSIPLYVMAGANKTDLRSNEASIKYFLMGAFATGFLLFGIAFIYGSAGSFDLYKIHDFGIANSGNVMFILGVLLILCALAFKVALAPFHMWSPDVYAGSPSLITAFMASVVKISGFFALFRLMTLGFTGVTHEWINVLGVFLIITLLLANVMGLAQTNAKRMLAYSSVSHAGYIGLVFFGMTSLSTYNLAFYLFAYSLSTVGVFMCLIWVEKLKRETSFGAFKGLAKTEPLLATAATISMLSMAGVPLTAGFMGKFALFSQAMNGAAFLVLVAVLGSALSIAYYLRLIIAMFFFKESTFKSSEKVTLTYNIIAVVVIALIIILGIFPDLFARMFGM; encoded by the coding sequence ATGAGTGTTTTAATTATTGTTTTCCTAACGGCAGTTATTGCGTTATTTTCAGGAGTTTTTGAACAAGGAAAATTCGCAAGATACATTGGGATTTTGGGATTAATCATCGCATTGTACGTAAGTTTTATGCCGGAATGTTCGTTCTTCGATCATTACAAGCATATGTATGAGTACAGTGGCAATACTGCATTATTCACTAAAATATCAATCGTAACGACTTTATTATTATTCTTCCTTGGAGGTTTTGCTTTCAGCAATCACAGAAGCCACCAGTCAGAATTATATGCATTAATGCTGTTTGCATTATGCGGAGGGATTATCCTTTTCGGATATCAGAACCTGGTGACGATGTTCTTAGGAGTTGAAATCCTTTCTATTCCATTATATGTAATGGCTGGAGCTAATAAAACGGATCTCAGATCAAACGAAGCTTCTATCAAATATTTCCTTATGGGGGCTTTTGCAACAGGTTTTTTACTGTTCGGTATTGCATTCATCTATGGAAGTGCGGGAAGTTTTGATCTTTACAAGATTCATGATTTTGGAATAGCCAATTCAGGAAATGTAATGTTCATCTTAGGAGTATTATTGATTCTTTGCGCATTGGCATTTAAAGTAGCATTAGCCCCTTTCCATATGTGGAGTCCTGATGTATATGCAGGTTCACCATCATTAATCACAGCTTTCATGGCGAGTGTGGTAAAGATCTCCGGATTCTTTGCCCTGTTCAGATTGATGACGCTTGGTTTTACCGGAGTTACGCACGAATGGATCAATGTTTTAGGAGTATTCCTAATCATTACTTTACTTTTAGCAAACGTTATGGGTCTTGCTCAGACAAATGCAAAAAGAATGTTAGCTTACTCTTCAGTATCTCACGCAGGATATATCGGATTGGTATTCTTCGGAATGACAAGCCTTTCTACTTATAACCTGGCATTCTATTTATTTGCTTATTCTTTATCTACAGTAGGTGTTTTCATGTGTCTGATCTGGGTAGAGAAATTAAAGAGAGAAACTTCTTTCGGAGCATTCAAAGGATTGGCGAAAACTGAACCTTTATTAGCAACAGCAGCAACAATCTCTATGCTTTCAATGGCAGGAGTTCCTTTAACAGCTGGGTTTATGGGGAAATTTGCTTTATTCTCCCAGGCTATGAATGGTGCAGCTTTCCTTGTATTGGTAGCAGTATTAGGTTCTGCCCTGTCTATCGCTTACTATTTAAGACTGATCATCGCAATGTTCTTTTTTAAAGAGTCAACATTCAAATCATCAGAAAAAGTAACCCTTACTTACAACATCATTGCAGTAGTGGTTATTGCTTTGATTATCATCCTGGGAATTTTCCCGGATCTTTTCGCAAGAATGTTCGGAATGTAA